A single genomic interval of Mycolicibacterium sp. MU0053 harbors:
- a CDS encoding sensor histidine kinase, whose translation MSSSRPPEQGWRSPGRWSLTARLVVGQVLLLALVCIGIGAATELALRQYLMTQLDHSLNDSSRRSAMMAGLPPPSPPPGVRPFRQPGPGPDFLDAPGQPVGLIAAVHRFDGAVTAGVLTTTGGRGALSPTAIQQLAAVEPGAAPVTVDLDGVGDYRLVATGSRVGDVIVTGIPMAEVNDTMLRVLLIFAVVAAAAVLAASTLGIVITRRALAPLNRAAATARQVAHLPLDRGEVELPVRVPEADTNPNTEVGQMGSALNRMLDHISTALSTRQASETRVRQFVADASHELRTPLTAIRGYTELVQRRRDELPDEVAHAIGRVASESERMTNLVEDLLLLARLDSGRPLERAPVDLSHLAIDTVADAHIAGPEHQWNLDLPDEPVVVLGDDARLRQVLANLLANARVHTHAGTTVTVALHDSGAEAVVRVSDDGPGIPADLQSEVFERFARGDSSRSRNGGGTGLGLAIVAAVVRAHHGSIAVRSVPGDTEFTVRLPLTAGT comes from the coding sequence ATGTCCTCAAGCCGGCCGCCTGAACAGGGCTGGCGTTCGCCGGGCCGCTGGTCGTTGACGGCGCGCCTGGTGGTGGGTCAGGTGCTGCTGTTGGCCCTGGTGTGTATCGGCATCGGGGCCGCCACCGAACTGGCGCTGCGTCAGTATCTGATGACGCAGCTCGACCACAGTCTCAATGACTCCTCGCGCCGCTCGGCGATGATGGCCGGCCTCCCGCCCCCGTCGCCGCCCCCGGGCGTGCGCCCGTTCCGGCAGCCCGGTCCGGGACCGGACTTTCTGGACGCGCCCGGTCAACCGGTGGGCCTGATCGCCGCGGTGCATCGATTCGACGGTGCGGTGACGGCCGGGGTGCTGACCACTACCGGCGGGCGCGGTGCCTTGTCGCCCACGGCGATTCAACAACTGGCTGCAGTGGAGCCAGGCGCCGCCCCGGTCACGGTGGACCTCGACGGCGTGGGTGACTACCGGTTGGTCGCGACCGGCAGCCGCGTCGGCGACGTCATCGTCACCGGGATACCGATGGCCGAGGTCAACGACACGATGCTGCGGGTCCTGCTGATCTTCGCGGTGGTGGCGGCCGCGGCGGTGCTGGCCGCGTCGACCCTGGGCATCGTGATCACTCGGCGCGCGCTGGCGCCGCTGAACCGCGCCGCGGCCACCGCGCGACAGGTGGCGCATCTGCCGTTGGACCGCGGCGAAGTGGAGCTGCCGGTTCGGGTGCCGGAGGCGGATACCAACCCGAATACCGAAGTGGGGCAGATGGGTTCGGCGCTCAATCGCATGCTCGACCACATTTCCACGGCGTTGTCGACGCGGCAGGCCAGCGAAACCCGGGTGCGCCAATTCGTCGCCGACGCCAGCCACGAACTGCGCACCCCATTGACGGCGATCCGCGGCTACACCGAACTGGTGCAGCGGCGGCGAGACGAGTTGCCCGACGAGGTAGCGCACGCCATCGGCCGGGTGGCGTCCGAGTCCGAGCGGATGACCAACCTGGTCGAGGATCTGCTGCTGCTGGCGCGGCTGGATTCCGGTCGTCCGCTCGAGCGCGCCCCCGTCGACCTGTCCCATCTGGCTATCGACACGGTGGCCGACGCGCACATCGCAGGCCCCGAGCACCAGTGGAATCTGGATCTGCCCGACGAACCGGTGGTGGTGCTCGGCGACGACGCACGACTGCGCCAGGTGCTGGCCAACCTGCTGGCCAATGCGCGCGTGCACACCCACGCCGGTACGACGGTGACCGTCGCACTCCACGATTCGGGCGCCGAGGCCGTGGTGCGCGTCAGTGACGACGGGCCGGGTATCCCCGCGGACCTACAATCCGAGGTGTTCGAACGATTCGCCCGCGGCGACTCGTCGCGCTCCCGCAACGGCGGCGGCACCGGGCTGGGGCTGGCGATCGTGGCCGCCGTCGTCAGGGCCCACCACGGCAGCATCGCGGTGCGTAGCGTGCCCGGCGACACCGAATTCACCGTTCGGCTGCCGCTCACAGCCGGCACCTAG
- a CDS encoding bifunctional glycosyltransferase family 2/GtrA family protein, which produces MTIAVDFGADPIRPKPIAVGEAARRRIPVLDVVVPVHNEQRALADSVRRLHRHLSEQFPFSFRISIADNASLDATPQIAAELAVEFDEVRVFRQEQKGRGGALHAVWSTSDAPVLAYMDVDLSTDLAGLLPLVAPLMSGHSDLAIGTRLSPRAQVVRGPKREIISRCYNFILRSTLTARFSDAQCGFKAIRSDAAQALLPHIEDTEWFFDTELLVLAERCGLRIHEVPVDWVDDPDSRVDIVATAMADLKGIARLVRGFGSGAIPVAAIARQFNRSQQDSTPRSLLRQGVYFATVGTVSTVAYLLLYLALRNGLGAQGANLVALLLTAIGNTAANRRFTFGVRGRAGVARHQFEGLLVFAIGLVLTSGALALLYAGGEPSRAVELVVLVAANLFATVVRFVLLRGWVFHPRRTRGAAQ; this is translated from the coding sequence ATGACCATCGCTGTTGACTTCGGCGCCGATCCGATTCGACCCAAGCCGATTGCGGTGGGCGAGGCCGCGCGGCGCAGAATCCCGGTGCTGGATGTGGTGGTTCCGGTTCACAACGAGCAACGTGCGCTTGCCGATTCGGTTCGCAGGCTGCACCGGCATCTGAGCGAACAGTTCCCGTTCTCCTTCCGGATCAGCATCGCCGACAACGCCAGCCTCGACGCTACGCCCCAGATCGCCGCTGAACTGGCCGTCGAATTCGACGAGGTGCGGGTGTTCCGACAGGAGCAGAAAGGGCGCGGCGGGGCGCTGCACGCGGTGTGGTCGACCTCCGATGCGCCGGTCCTGGCGTATATGGACGTCGACCTCTCGACCGATTTGGCGGGCCTGCTCCCGCTGGTGGCCCCGCTGATGTCCGGGCACTCGGATCTCGCGATCGGCACCCGACTGTCCCCCCGGGCCCAGGTGGTGCGCGGGCCCAAGCGCGAAATCATCTCGCGCTGCTACAACTTCATTCTGCGCTCGACGCTGACGGCCAGATTCTCCGACGCACAATGCGGCTTCAAGGCCATCAGGTCCGATGCGGCGCAGGCCCTGTTGCCGCATATCGAGGACACCGAGTGGTTCTTCGACACGGAACTGTTGGTGCTGGCCGAACGATGCGGACTGCGGATTCACGAGGTTCCGGTCGACTGGGTCGACGACCCCGACAGCCGCGTCGACATCGTCGCGACCGCGATGGCCGACCTCAAGGGCATCGCCAGGCTGGTGAGGGGGTTCGGCTCCGGTGCGATCCCGGTGGCGGCGATTGCCCGGCAGTTCAACCGGTCGCAGCAGGATTCCACTCCGAGATCGCTACTGCGCCAAGGCGTTTACTTCGCCACCGTCGGAACCGTCAGTACCGTCGCCTACCTGCTGCTCTACCTGGCATTGCGGAACGGACTGGGCGCGCAGGGGGCGAATCTGGTGGCACTTCTGCTGACGGCGATCGGTAACACCGCGGCCAACCGGCGGTTCACCTTCGGGGTACGCGGACGGGCTGGGGTGGCGCGGCATCAGTTCGAGGGGCTGTTGGTGTTCGCCATCGGCTTGGTCCTGACCAGTGGGGCGCTGGCCCTGTTGTACGCCGGGGGCGAACCTTCCCGGGCCGTCGAACTCGTCGTCTTGGTCGCGGCCAACCTGTTCGCCACGGTGGTCCGTTTCGTCCTGCTGCGCGGCTGGGTCTTCCACCCGCGCCGCACCCGGGGGGCCGCCCAGTGA
- a CDS encoding ArnT family glycosyltransferase, producing the protein MITGEPTAPADGEVHAGAEEPAVGTPRWQRPALLALLSGTAALYLWALGSLGWANEFYATAVQAGTQSWTALLFGSLDGSNAITVDKPPAALWVMGLSGRLFGFNPWSMLVPQALMGVAAVALLYAAVRRTSGPGAGLLAGTALALTPVAALMFRFNNPDALLVLLLVAAAYCVLRALDADRARSTRWIALAGVALGFAFLAKLLQVFLVVPALVLVVLVAMPGGAWKRMRDLLVGLVAMVVSGGWFVALVSLWPADSRPYIGGSTDNSLLQLTLGYNGIGRILGGDGNPTLGSGPGVSGPGPGGPGGPGGPGGPGGVAFGGHPGWSRMFGESMGTEISWLLPAALIGLLAGLWFTRHAPRTDLNRAALLVWGGWTVATVVVFSYMKGIMHPYYTVALAPAIAALVAIAVRELWRNRMFRSTRVLLAAMLAATGAWSFALLDRTPDWQPWLRWTVLFGSVVIAALLMLDAWLRRGYSVAVGVAALILGLAPTAAYTVETVLQQPGGPIPTSGPARLSGPGGPGFPGGPPGPGDLASVRVESLLAAADNRWAAATVGSHVAGTLMLATGAPVMAIGGFSGGDPSPTLEQFKQYVRAGQVRYFIAAEFPGGPGMPPGPPPGFGDAGTGPEITEWVEANFGAEQIDKMSVYDLQN; encoded by the coding sequence GTGATCACCGGCGAGCCGACCGCGCCAGCCGATGGGGAAGTCCATGCGGGCGCCGAGGAGCCCGCCGTCGGCACCCCCCGCTGGCAACGCCCGGCGCTGCTGGCCCTGCTCTCGGGCACCGCGGCGCTCTACCTGTGGGCGCTGGGGTCGTTGGGCTGGGCCAACGAGTTCTACGCCACGGCGGTGCAGGCCGGGACGCAGAGTTGGACCGCCCTGTTGTTCGGCTCTCTGGACGGCAGCAATGCGATCACCGTCGACAAACCACCGGCCGCGCTGTGGGTCATGGGTCTGTCGGGCCGGCTGTTCGGATTCAACCCGTGGAGCATGCTGGTCCCGCAGGCCCTGATGGGCGTTGCTGCGGTCGCCCTGCTGTATGCCGCCGTGCGCCGCACCTCCGGGCCGGGCGCGGGATTGCTGGCCGGTACCGCGCTGGCACTGACGCCGGTGGCGGCGTTGATGTTCCGGTTCAATAACCCCGATGCGCTGCTGGTCCTGTTGCTGGTGGCCGCGGCCTATTGCGTGCTGCGTGCACTCGACGCCGACCGTGCGCGGTCAACGCGGTGGATCGCTCTGGCCGGCGTCGCGCTTGGCTTCGCCTTCCTGGCCAAACTGCTGCAGGTATTTCTGGTGGTGCCGGCGTTGGTCCTGGTGGTCCTGGTGGCGATGCCCGGCGGGGCCTGGAAGCGCATGCGCGACCTTCTCGTCGGCCTGGTGGCAATGGTGGTCTCAGGCGGCTGGTTCGTGGCGCTGGTCAGTCTGTGGCCCGCCGACTCACGTCCCTACATCGGCGGTTCGACAGATAACAGTCTGCTGCAGTTGACCCTGGGGTACAACGGAATCGGTCGTATCCTCGGTGGCGACGGAAACCCCACCCTCGGCAGTGGCCCCGGAGTTTCTGGTCCGGGCCCGGGCGGCCCCGGTGGCCCCGGCGGGCCCGGCGGGCCCGGGGGCGTGGCATTCGGCGGCCACCCCGGGTGGTCGCGGATGTTCGGCGAGTCGATGGGAACCGAGATCTCCTGGCTGCTGCCTGCCGCGCTGATCGGCCTGCTGGCCGGGCTGTGGTTCACCCGCCACGCGCCCCGCACCGACCTGAACCGCGCCGCCCTGCTGGTGTGGGGCGGCTGGACCGTGGCCACCGTGGTGGTATTCAGCTACATGAAGGGGATCATGCATCCCTACTACACCGTTGCACTGGCCCCGGCCATCGCCGCGTTGGTGGCCATCGCGGTGCGAGAGTTGTGGCGCAACAGGATGTTTCGTAGCACACGGGTGCTGCTCGCAGCGATGCTGGCGGCCACCGGAGCATGGAGTTTCGCGCTGCTTGATCGGACACCGGACTGGCAGCCGTGGCTGCGTTGGACGGTGCTCTTCGGATCCGTGGTGATCGCGGCTCTTCTGATGCTCGATGCTTGGTTACGACGCGGCTATTCGGTGGCCGTCGGCGTGGCAGCGTTGATACTCGGTCTGGCACCCACGGCCGCCTACACCGTGGAGACCGTGCTGCAGCAACCTGGCGGCCCGATCCCGACCTCGGGACCGGCTCGTTTATCCGGACCGGGCGGACCAGGCTTCCCGGGCGGTCCGCCCGGACCGGGTGACCTGGCCTCCGTGCGGGTGGAGTCTTTGCTGGCCGCCGCCGACAACCGGTGGGCCGCGGCCACAGTCGGATCACATGTGGCGGGCACCCTCATGCTGGCGACCGGTGCTCCCGTCATGGCTATCGGCGGATTCAGTGGCGGCGACCCCTCGCCCACGCTTGAACAGTTCAAACAGTATGTGCGCGCCGGTCAAGTGCGCTATTTCATCGCTGCCGAGTTCCCGGGTGGCCCAGGTATGCCCCCAGGTCCGCCGCCCGGCTTTGGCGACGCGGGCACCGGACCCGAGATCACCGAATGGGTAGAGGCCAACTTCGGCGCCGAGCAGATCGACAAGATGTCGGTCTACGACCTGCAGAACTGA
- a CDS encoding alkyl/aryl-sulfatase — MKPQAPAPSIEAAHREHLGTLPFEDTRDFEDADRGFLGALEPCVVRAADGRVVWDNDSYGFLAGEAPPTVHPSLWRQSRLCAKQGLYEVVEGIYQVRGLDLSNITFVESDTGIIVIDPLVCTETAAAALALYRAHRGDRRVIAVIYTHSHVDHFGGVLGVTTQAEVDAGRVAVLAPAGFTEHAVQENIYAGTAMARRAGYMYGAALDRGPHGQVGCGLGQTPSTGEVALIVPTLDITTTGETHSIDGVDIEFQMAPGTEAPAEMHFYFPQFRALCMAENATHNLHNLLTLRGALVRDPHGWAGYLTEALDSFAGRTDVVFASHHWPTWGRDRIVEYLSLQRDLYAYLHDQTLRQLNQGYTGIEIAEHFEMPPALHRAWHTHGYYGSVSHNVKAVYQRYMGWFDGNPARLWAHPPEAIGPRYVAAMGGVDRVVEIAQQAFDDGDFRWAATLLDHAVFTDAEHRGARALYVATLQQLAYGSENGPWRNFFLAGATELSDGNFGTPTQAASPTMLAQLTPEQVFDALAISVNGPRAWDLDLTFDVTFGDLGVNYRLALRNGVLVHRKVPAEPATATATLTVAAKARLLALAGGDLSSPGLGIDGDTQALQRFIEVLDRPDPAFNIVTP, encoded by the coding sequence ATGAAACCTCAGGCACCGGCCCCGAGCATCGAGGCCGCCCACCGCGAGCACCTCGGCACGCTGCCGTTCGAGGACACCCGGGATTTCGAGGACGCGGACCGGGGGTTCCTCGGCGCGCTCGAACCCTGCGTGGTCCGCGCGGCCGACGGGCGGGTGGTGTGGGACAACGACAGTTACGGCTTCCTGGCCGGCGAGGCGCCACCCACGGTGCACCCGAGCCTGTGGCGGCAGAGCCGACTGTGCGCCAAACAGGGCCTCTACGAGGTGGTCGAGGGCATCTACCAGGTCCGCGGCCTGGACCTGTCGAACATCACCTTCGTCGAATCCGACACCGGCATCATCGTCATCGATCCGCTGGTGTGCACCGAGACCGCCGCCGCGGCCCTAGCGCTGTACCGCGCGCATCGCGGCGATCGGCGGGTGATCGCGGTCATCTACACCCACAGCCACGTCGACCATTTCGGTGGCGTGCTCGGCGTGACGACCCAGGCCGAGGTGGACGCGGGCCGGGTGGCGGTGCTCGCACCCGCCGGTTTCACCGAACACGCCGTGCAGGAGAACATCTACGCGGGTACCGCCATGGCCCGCCGCGCGGGCTACATGTACGGCGCGGCGCTGGACCGCGGACCGCACGGCCAGGTGGGCTGCGGTCTGGGCCAGACGCCGTCCACCGGCGAGGTCGCGCTGATAGTCCCGACGCTCGACATCACCACCACCGGTGAAACGCACAGCATCGACGGCGTGGACATCGAGTTCCAGATGGCGCCGGGCACCGAGGCGCCGGCCGAGATGCATTTCTACTTCCCGCAATTCCGGGCCCTGTGCATGGCCGAGAACGCCACCCACAACCTGCACAACCTGCTGACGTTGCGCGGGGCGCTGGTACGCGATCCGCACGGCTGGGCCGGCTATCTCACCGAGGCGTTGGACTCCTTCGCCGGGCGCACCGACGTCGTGTTCGCCTCCCATCACTGGCCGACCTGGGGCCGGGACCGCATCGTGGAATACCTTTCGCTGCAACGAGATCTGTACGCATACCTGCACGACCAGACACTGCGACAACTCAATCAGGGCTACACCGGCATCGAGATCGCCGAGCACTTCGAGATGCCGCCGGCGCTGCACAGGGCCTGGCACACGCACGGCTACTACGGCTCGGTGAGCCACAACGTCAAGGCGGTCTACCAGCGCTACATGGGTTGGTTCGACGGCAATCCCGCGCGGCTGTGGGCGCATCCGCCCGAGGCCATCGGCCCCCGCTATGTCGCGGCCATGGGCGGTGTCGACCGGGTCGTCGAGATCGCGCAGCAGGCCTTCGATGACGGTGACTTCCGGTGGGCGGCAACGTTGTTGGATCACGCGGTGTTCACCGATGCCGAGCATCGCGGTGCCCGGGCGCTCTACGTCGCCACCTTGCAGCAGCTGGCCTACGGCTCGGAGAACGGACCGTGGCGCAACTTCTTCCTGGCCGGGGCCACCGAGCTGTCCGACGGCAACTTCGGCACGCCCACGCAAGCGGCCTCCCCCACCATGCTCGCGCAACTCACCCCGGAGCAGGTCTTCGATGCGCTGGCGATCAGCGTCAACGGTCCCCGGGCGTGGGACCTCGACCTGACGTTCGACGTCACCTTCGGTGATCTGGGCGTCAACTATCGGCTCGCGCTGCGCAACGGCGTGCTGGTGCACCGGAAGGTGCCGGCCGAACCGGCCACTGCGACAGCCACCTTGACGGTCGCCGCCAAGGCGCGCCTGTTGGCCCTTGCCGGCGGTGACCTGAGTTCACCGGGCCTGGGGATCGACGGCGACACCCAAGCGCTGCAACGGTTCATCGAGGTGCTCGACCGGCCCGACCCGGCCTTCAACATCGTGACGCCCTGA
- a CDS encoding TetR/AcrR family transcriptional regulator, with protein MTEHSGADQVTDEVERILGAAVEVMQRVAPATPRVSDIVAEANSSNKAFYRYFASKDELFVAVMERGVALTVASLERQMAQESEPTEKIARWIEGVLEQVADPDLLSTSRATTAQMSASANRNVANSAIMAPMRDLLAEPIAALGRPPLDAELVFQCTTGTMRRYFGAGQRPTPRDIAHVVNFCLRGIGAR; from the coding sequence ATGACCGAACACAGCGGTGCCGATCAGGTGACCGACGAGGTCGAGCGCATCCTCGGCGCCGCGGTCGAGGTGATGCAACGGGTGGCCCCGGCCACGCCCCGGGTCAGCGATATCGTCGCCGAGGCGAACTCGTCGAACAAGGCGTTCTACCGGTACTTCGCCAGCAAGGACGAGTTGTTCGTCGCGGTGATGGAGCGCGGGGTCGCGCTGACCGTGGCCTCGCTGGAACGTCAGATGGCGCAGGAGTCCGAGCCGACCGAGAAGATCGCGCGCTGGATCGAGGGCGTGCTGGAGCAGGTGGCCGACCCGGATCTGCTCAGCACCAGCCGCGCCACCACCGCTCAGATGTCGGCCTCGGCCAACCGCAATGTGGCCAACAGCGCGATCATGGCGCCGATGCGGGACCTGCTCGCCGAACCCATTGCGGCGCTGGGGCGCCCGCCCCTGGACGCCGAGCTGGTGTTCCAGTGCACCACGGGCACCATGCGGCGCTACTTCGGTGCCGGTCAGCGGCCGACGCCGCGCGACATCGCGCATGTGGTGAACTTCTGCCTGCGCGGCATCGGCGCACGCTAG
- a CDS encoding histidine phosphatase family protein, producing the protein MQLLLIRHALPHRSEHGDGSDPELADAGREQARRLPEALARFPLARVISSPQRRAMQTAEPVATARGLEIEVEARLAEYDRDMAGYVPIEQLRSERPEDWARMANGHLPDGVDEAEFRGRISAAVTDIVAAAEHEHTVAVFSHGGVINVLLHEILGTRRLLSFPIDYVSVTRLLFSRSGQASVDAINGTEHVWDLLPRTNRR; encoded by the coding sequence ATGCAACTGCTCCTCATCCGACACGCCCTGCCGCACCGCAGCGAGCACGGCGACGGTTCGGATCCCGAGCTGGCCGACGCCGGCCGGGAGCAGGCACGGCGGTTGCCCGAGGCGCTGGCGCGCTTCCCGCTGGCGCGGGTGATCAGCAGCCCGCAGCGCCGCGCCATGCAAACCGCCGAACCGGTGGCGACGGCGCGGGGCCTCGAGATCGAGGTCGAGGCGCGGCTGGCCGAGTACGACCGCGACATGGCGGGTTACGTGCCCATCGAGCAGCTGCGCAGCGAGCGGCCCGAGGACTGGGCCAGGATGGCCAACGGTCATCTGCCCGACGGGGTCGACGAGGCCGAGTTCCGCGGCCGGATCAGCGCGGCGGTGACCGACATCGTCGCGGCCGCGGAGCATGAGCACACGGTCGCGGTGTTCAGCCACGGCGGCGTCATCAACGTCTTGTTGCACGAGATTCTGGGGACCCGGCGGCTGCTGTCCTTCCCGATCGACTACGTGTCGGTGACCCGGCTGCTGTTCTCCCGCTCCGGGCAGGCGAGCGTCGATGCCATCAACGGCACCGAGCACGTCTGGGATTTGTTGCCGCGCACCAATCGGCGCTAG
- a CDS encoding LapA family protein: MSSDPSVPPSPDLPPPAGAAYGPGAEAKFTKAAALWTALILGFLILIVLLIFIAQNTTSVAFAFLGWHWTLPLGVAILFAAVAGGLITVAVGAVRMFQLRRAARSNLKLGSG, translated from the coding sequence ATGAGCAGCGATCCGAGTGTGCCGCCGTCACCCGACCTGCCGCCGCCGGCGGGGGCGGCGTACGGGCCGGGCGCCGAAGCGAAATTCACCAAGGCCGCCGCGCTGTGGACGGCGCTGATCCTGGGCTTCCTGATCCTGATCGTGCTGCTGATCTTCATCGCGCAGAACACGACATCGGTGGCGTTCGCCTTCCTCGGTTGGCACTGGACGCTGCCGCTGGGGGTGGCCATCCTGTTCGCCGCGGTGGCCGGCGGGCTGATCACCGTCGCCGTGGGCGCGGTGCGGATGTTCCAGCTGCGGCGGGCGGCCAGGAGCAATCTGAAGCTCGGTTCCGGCTAG